Proteins co-encoded in one Flavivirga eckloniae genomic window:
- a CDS encoding M20/M25/M40 family metallo-hydrolase produces the protein MNISLYKTALTVIVFSCLMGYTQNDLKADKTYTKEINKITKRESVKLAFETIDLTDKETIANMILLNEIPAPPFKEATRAKKYVELFKKEGIDRVWIDKEGNVLALRKGTKGDRNIVLDAHIDTVFPIETDVTVKIEGNTYTAPGIGDNTRGMAMLLAVLKAMNTAKLQTEANVCFVGTVGEEGLGDLRGVKHLFSEASDIKIDSWISIDGGSAERIINGGLGSKRYKAVFKGKGGHSWGAFGLANPHHALGYAIKQFTEEATKYTNIDGPKTSFNIGRIGGGTSVNSIPFESWMEVDMRSLSPKRLLEIDEIFKTCMKKAEADYNATGIKDKVTLEIVPIGDRPSGQLSEDTPLIQRAIASAQYLGISPKLRTGSTNSNIPIASNIPATTLSRGGKGKGAHSLNEKWTNIDATKNIKLALLLVLSEAGFVK, from the coding sequence ATGAATATAAGTCTTTATAAAACCGCTTTAACTGTAATTGTTTTTAGCTGTTTAATGGGGTATACCCAAAACGATCTAAAAGCCGATAAAACCTATACAAAGGAAATAAATAAAATAACCAAAAGGGAGTCGGTAAAATTAGCTTTTGAAACTATAGATCTTACAGATAAGGAAACCATAGCTAATATGATACTGCTTAACGAAATACCAGCGCCACCATTTAAGGAAGCTACTAGAGCTAAAAAATATGTAGAGCTATTTAAAAAAGAAGGTATTGATCGTGTTTGGATAGACAAAGAAGGTAATGTTTTGGCTTTACGAAAAGGTACAAAAGGAGATAGGAATATTGTTTTAGATGCACATATAGATACTGTTTTTCCCATAGAAACAGATGTTACCGTAAAAATAGAAGGAAACACGTACACCGCACCCGGAATAGGAGACAACACCAGAGGTATGGCTATGCTTTTGGCAGTTTTAAAAGCTATGAATACAGCAAAACTACAAACAGAAGCCAATGTGTGTTTTGTAGGTACAGTAGGAGAAGAAGGTTTAGGAGACCTTAGAGGGGTAAAACATTTATTTAGTGAAGCATCAGATATTAAAATTGATTCTTGGATTTCTATTGATGGAGGAAGTGCCGAACGTATTATTAATGGCGGTCTTGGATCCAAAAGATATAAAGCCGTATTTAAAGGAAAAGGCGGACATTCATGGGGTGCGTTTGGGTTAGCAAATCCACATCATGCTTTAGGGTATGCGATCAAGCAATTTACAGAGGAAGCTACAAAATATACAAATATTGATGGCCCTAAAACATCCTTTAACATAGGCAGAATAGGAGGAGGAACTTCTGTAAATTCTATTCCGTTTGAATCATGGATGGAAGTAGATATGCGGTCTCTAAGCCCAAAACGATTATTGGAAATAGATGAAATTTTCAAAACATGTATGAAAAAAGCAGAGGCAGATTATAATGCTACGGGAATAAAAGACAAAGTTACTTTAGAGATTGTTCCAATTGGCGATCGACCTTCTGGGCAATTATCTGAAGATACGCCTTTAATTCAGCGAGCCATAGCCAGTGCTCAGTATTTAGGAATTTCACCAAAGTTACGAACAGGTTCAACAAATAGTAATATCCCCATTGCGAGTAATATTCCGGCAACAACATTGAGTAGAGGAGGCAAAGGCAAGGGCGCACACTCTTTAAATGAAAAATGGACTAATATCGATGCAACTAAAAATATAAAGCTGGCATTGCTTCTTGTACTTTCAGAAGCAGGTTTTGTAAAATAA
- a CDS encoding T9SS type A sorting domain-containing protein, translating to MKKPTLTPLLFTFFAFIFLISNVNARTYHVNKNASHANNNGPGTLSEPKRDFQHDWFQRNLNPEDNASTIAGTIDINPYEYGGVLSTPKLTKNDFKAIPNPTSGALFIESSETFSEFKIYNQLGQISKKIQARTKDKGYLINISDLNSGIYILQASNDNIKRAIKVIKI from the coding sequence ATGAAAAAACCTACTTTAACCCCCTTATTATTTACTTTTTTTGCGTTTATATTTTTAATAAGCAATGTTAACGCAAGAACATACCATGTTAACAAAAATGCAAGTCATGCTAATAACAATGGCCCTGGAACACTAAGTGAACCAAAAAGAGACTTTCAACATGATTGGTTTCAACGTAATTTAAACCCTGAAGATAATGCAAGTACTATAGCTGGCACTATTGATATTAATCCTTATGAATACGGAGGGGTGTTATCGACTCCTAAACTAACCAAAAACGATTTTAAAGCCATTCCAAATCCAACAAGTGGTGCTTTGTTTATTGAATCTTCGGAAACTTTTTCTGAGTTTAAGATCTATAATCAGCTAGGTCAAATTTCGAAAAAAATACAAGCTCGTACGAAAGACAAAGGTTACCTTATAAATATTTCCGACTTAAATTCTGGCATCTATATTTTACAGGCTTCCAATGATAATATAAAAAGAGCCATAAAGGTTATCAAAATTTAA
- a CDS encoding T9SS type A sorting domain-containing protein: MKTKLHLLMVLLWVCSFTQAQETTVNLSMAASYANQVYYKLNTQTETTYAANSWDISMLRTDNFAFSLRINDHIGVEVFEASNKPNDWNSIDIANEASWTKLYNSDIKWNEGAFDKGSATYGWGEYNIATHHVEGTIIFVLKYADGTYRKFINDDYFGGHTFRYSTWNSGTSTWSADQTATVSNTTNPNNSRNYYSFENNTEVIAEPATTDWDLKFTKYYTEVPNGSGGTQPYLTTGVLVNSGLEVAENDEPGGMPANPNLTYATNINTIGYDWKTFDFSSGWLIDSNKAFYVKYADNTIYRLYFTAFSGSGTGDLTFKFEDVTASLDIEDITESISFGVFPNPSPNKQINLVYDVNKWGSDKNKIAIFSTTGQKVFETSLKSNSGLFNKTLDFSALKSGVYILQFSSGNHHTSKKLVLN; encoded by the coding sequence ATGAAAACAAAACTACACCTTTTAATGGTATTGCTATGGGTATGCTCTTTTACTCAGGCACAGGAAACAACAGTAAACTTAAGTATGGCTGCTAGTTATGCCAACCAAGTATATTATAAATTAAACACGCAAACTGAAACGACTTATGCTGCAAATTCATGGGATATTTCTATGCTGAGAACCGATAACTTTGCTTTTTCTTTACGAATTAATGATCACATAGGCGTTGAAGTATTTGAAGCTTCAAACAAACCAAACGATTGGAATAGCATAGATATAGCCAACGAAGCCAGCTGGACAAAATTATATAATAGCGACATAAAATGGAATGAAGGTGCTTTCGATAAAGGATCTGCTACTTATGGTTGGGGAGAATATAACATTGCTACGCATCATGTAGAAGGCACCATTATTTTTGTGCTTAAATATGCCGATGGTACCTACAGAAAGTTTATTAATGATGATTACTTTGGCGGTCACACCTTTAGATATAGCACCTGGAATAGCGGAACATCTACCTGGAGTGCAGACCAAACTGCTACGGTTTCTAACACCACTAACCCTAACAACAGCCGTAACTATTATTCTTTTGAAAATAATACCGAAGTCATTGCAGAGCCAGCTACTACCGATTGGGATTTAAAATTCACAAAATATTATACCGAAGTTCCAAACGGCTCAGGCGGTACTCAACCTTATCTAACTACGGGTGTTTTAGTTAATAGTGGCCTGGAAGTTGCCGAAAATGATGAACCCGGAGGTATGCCAGCAAATCCTAACTTAACATATGCAACAAACATCAACACGATTGGTTACGACTGGAAAACGTTTGACTTTTCTAGCGGATGGCTTATTGATTCTAACAAAGCCTTTTATGTTAAATATGCCGATAACACCATTTACAGGTTATACTTTACTGCCTTTTCTGGTTCCGGTACAGGAGACTTAACCTTTAAATTCGAAGATGTTACTGCGTCTCTAGATATTGAAGATATTACGGAAAGCATATCATTTGGAGTTTTCCCTAACCCGTCGCCAAATAAGCAAATCAATTTAGTTTATGATGTGAACAAATGGGGTTCGGATAAAAACAAAATAGCCATCTTTTCGACAACCGGACAAAAAGTTTTTGAAACTTCGTTAAAGTCTAATTCTGGTTTATTTAATAAAACATTGGATTTTTCTGCCTTAAAAAGTGGTGTGTACATATTACAATTTAGCTCTGGTAATCATCATACATCCAAGAAACTAGTTTTAAATTAG
- a CDS encoding HmuY family protein, with translation MFTQYFKHYLVFSLLTVCLFSCSEDQNLKSDPFVVAFKSLSKNLTDINEATTIDLVYSEMALENGMVNIQIHSETAIYGQDFVTIPEVVNDNISLPVVNGALQNAIAFKKLNTTLDETTTIEFTIASIDYSHANIQGNSRFIINASPALGGSLTPEVGGPNQGNQVYVDLSTQSTTLARRDSWDIGFYNGDSFRVTINGSLYMATKALNHTNIDLVTDTDVTNLKPQVAVGTFNPENAAYIDAPNGNILETAIAEIAENANENPVYLLNLGYEVGTATPPTGSVAIAGNHRGWKKIRILKHEDGYILQYANLNDTTHQEITISKNSDYNFTHFSFNTNSLVNVEPKKEKWDISFTVFTNILEGAGSYGFSDYVIHNRKANTLAYQVNTADFNYDDFSLTDIDDVNFSKNQTTIGSHWRDVFNRTTFSDRFYIIKDPNGNIYKLKFLAMANSSGERGHPEFEYKLLQ, from the coding sequence ATGTTTACCCAATATTTTAAACACTACCTGGTTTTTAGTTTGCTAACTGTATGCTTGTTCTCTTGCAGTGAAGACCAAAACTTAAAAAGTGATCCTTTTGTTGTTGCTTTTAAGAGTTTATCTAAAAACTTAACAGATATCAACGAAGCCACCACTATTGATTTGGTATATTCTGAAATGGCTCTCGAAAACGGCATGGTTAATATTCAAATTCATTCCGAAACAGCCATATACGGTCAAGATTTTGTTACCATACCCGAAGTTGTAAACGATAATATTTCACTTCCTGTTGTAAATGGCGCATTGCAAAACGCTATAGCATTTAAGAAGTTGAATACTACTCTAGATGAAACCACAACAATAGAATTTACCATAGCTTCCATTGATTATAGCCATGCAAACATACAGGGAAACAGTCGTTTTATTATTAACGCATCTCCCGCTTTAGGAGGAAGCTTAACTCCCGAAGTTGGAGGTCCTAATCAAGGAAATCAAGTATATGTCGATCTAAGCACCCAAAGTACAACTCTGGCAAGACGTGATTCCTGGGATATAGGATTCTACAATGGCGATTCGTTTAGGGTTACCATTAATGGTTCTTTATATATGGCTACTAAAGCCTTAAACCATACAAATATTGACCTTGTAACCGACACCGATGTAACCAATTTAAAACCTCAGGTGGCCGTGGGTACTTTTAACCCTGAAAATGCGGCTTATATTGATGCACCTAACGGTAATATACTAGAAACTGCCATTGCAGAAATAGCAGAAAATGCCAATGAAAACCCTGTATATCTTTTAAACTTAGGGTATGAGGTTGGTACAGCAACTCCCCCAACAGGAAGTGTTGCTATTGCTGGAAACCATCGTGGGTGGAAGAAAATAAGAATATTGAAACATGAGGATGGCTATATATTACAATATGCCAATTTAAATGATACTACACATCAAGAAATTACTATTTCCAAAAATTCAGACTACAACTTCACACATTTTAGTTTTAATACAAACTCACTTGTAAATGTAGAGCCTAAAAAAGAAAAATGGGATATCAGTTTTACGGTTTTCACCAATATTTTGGAAGGTGCCGGAAGCTATGGTTTTTCAGATTATGTGATTCACAACAGGAAAGCAAATACACTGGCATATCAAGTAAATACTGCCGATTTTAATTACGATGATTTTTCGCTAACAGATATTGATGATGTTAACTTTTCTAAAAACCAAACAACTATTGGGAGTCATTGGAGGGATGTATTTAACAGAACTACCTTTTCTGATAGATTTTACATTATAAAAGACCCAAACGGGAATATCTATAAGCTAAAGTTTTTAGCCATGGCTAATAGTAGTGGAGAACGTGGCCATCCTGAATTCGAATACAAGCTTTTACAATAA
- a CDS encoding TonB-dependent receptor plug domain-containing protein gives MILNKKHFIIYFSTFFANYAFAQQNRATVKDSVEIEKLEEVVLTGQYNPQSVKKSVFEVKVITRKEIEQRAVNNLADLLNQNLNVNITPNTSTGKSGVNLFGLDAQYFKILIDNIPIINEEGIGNNVDLTLINLDDVQQIEIVEGAMGVQYGANAVSGIINIITKKSSRQKTQISTFLQEETIGNEYEWFNKGRHIQSLKMGHHFIKNIFGRIAYLRNDFGGFWSENQGEVYDKNDGLRGHLWLPKEQQNTKVLLSHEQENLSIFYKFDYFNEKINKYNNAVDLNENPATSTSDPLALDELYTNNRFIHHLNASGILTKQVHFNVSVSYQEQNKDLETYTYRIRKDEKSNRLKGEYLSRKAFISRGTFSNLINNNHFKLQAGYDLTNESGYGSPLAITVSPDDDTVKQRLDNYDVFTSSEINFSDTFSLRPGARVSFTNLFANQYTLSLSSKYILGKNLELRTIVGSANRTPNYDELFTYFVDVNHNVQGNPNLNPERGLSAFVHLKKQYTLANKTTRIKNKISASYINIKDRIELIVVSQSPLAFQYNNIDAYKSIGLFTENTIKHKNFRFQIGASALGISKVLDSNTNSKDDFLFNFQLNSNVNYTIPDWNTSFTIYYKQVGKQQQFVEKMNSQGQQEFQRGTTDAFSWLDATIKKSFLNKTIEASLGIRNLLDITTVNTTAFSGGAHNGPPTNLMLGYGRSYFLKLAYNLNL, from the coding sequence ATGATTCTAAATAAAAAACATTTCATTATTTATTTTTCAACTTTTTTTGCGAATTACGCTTTTGCTCAACAAAATAGGGCTACGGTTAAAGACTCTGTAGAAATTGAAAAACTAGAAGAAGTGGTTTTAACAGGGCAGTACAATCCACAATCTGTAAAAAAATCTGTGTTTGAGGTTAAGGTCATAACCAGAAAAGAGATCGAACAACGTGCTGTAAATAATCTGGCGGATCTTTTAAATCAAAATTTAAATGTTAACATTACCCCCAATACATCTACAGGAAAATCTGGCGTTAATTTATTTGGATTGGATGCACAGTATTTTAAAATACTTATTGATAACATACCTATTATTAATGAAGAAGGTATTGGAAACAATGTCGATTTAACCTTGATAAATCTTGATGATGTTCAGCAAATAGAAATCGTTGAAGGTGCCATGGGTGTACAATATGGCGCTAATGCTGTTTCTGGAATTATTAATATAATCACAAAAAAATCTTCGAGGCAAAAAACCCAAATAAGCACCTTTTTACAAGAGGAAACGATTGGTAACGAATATGAATGGTTTAATAAAGGAAGGCATATACAATCTCTTAAAATGGGGCATCATTTTATCAAAAATATTTTTGGTAGGATTGCTTATTTAAGAAACGATTTTGGAGGTTTTTGGAGTGAGAATCAGGGTGAAGTTTACGATAAAAATGATGGTTTAAGGGGACATTTATGGTTACCAAAAGAACAACAAAACACTAAGGTACTTCTTAGCCACGAACAGGAAAACCTCAGCATATTTTACAAGTTCGATTACTTTAACGAAAAAATCAACAAGTACAATAATGCAGTAGATTTAAACGAAAACCCGGCGACCTCAACCAGCGATCCTCTGGCATTAGACGAACTATATACCAACAATCGGTTTATACATCACTTAAACGCTTCGGGTATATTAACAAAACAGGTTCATTTTAATGTTTCTGTGTCTTACCAAGAACAAAATAAAGACCTGGAAACTTATACCTATCGTATAAGAAAGGATGAAAAAAGCAACAGGTTAAAGGGTGAGTACTTATCACGAAAAGCTTTTATTTCCCGAGGTACTTTTAGTAACCTTATCAACAATAACCATTTTAAATTACAAGCGGGTTACGACCTTACTAACGAAAGTGGTTATGGGTCTCCTCTAGCTATTACGGTTTCGCCCGACGACGATACTGTTAAGCAACGTTTGGATAATTACGATGTATTTACATCGTCTGAAATAAACTTCTCCGACACATTTTCGTTACGGCCAGGGGCTCGTGTTTCATTCACTAATCTATTTGCCAACCAATATACATTATCGTTAAGCTCAAAATATATATTGGGTAAAAACCTAGAGCTAAGAACCATCGTTGGATCTGCTAATAGAACCCCAAATTACGATGAGCTTTTTACCTATTTTGTTGACGTAAACCATAACGTTCAGGGTAACCCCAATTTAAACCCTGAGCGTGGTTTATCGGCTTTTGTACATCTAAAAAAGCAATACACATTAGCCAATAAAACAACACGTATTAAAAACAAAATAAGTGCCTCTTATATTAATATTAAAGACCGTATTGAGCTTATAGTTGTGAGTCAGAGTCCTCTTGCCTTTCAATACAATAATATAGATGCTTATAAGTCTATAGGTCTCTTTACAGAAAACACGATAAAGCATAAAAATTTTAGGTTTCAAATAGGAGCATCAGCCTTAGGCATTTCAAAAGTTCTGGATAGCAATACCAATTCTAAAGACGATTTTCTATTTAATTTCCAGCTAAACAGTAATGTTAATTATACCATTCCAGATTGGAACACCTCTTTTACCATCTATTACAAACAAGTTGGAAAACAACAACAATTTGTAGAAAAAATGAATTCACAAGGGCAACAGGAGTTCCAAAGAGGTACTACAGATGCCTTTAGTTGGCTAGATGCTACTATTAAAAAATCGTTCCTCAATAAAACCATAGAAGCCAGCCTGGGTATAAGAAACCTATTAGATATAACTACCGTAAACACAACTGCTTTTTCTGGCGGTGCTCACAATGGTCCGCCTACAAATTTAATGCTGGGTTATGGAAGGTCCTATTTTTTAAAACTTGCTTATAACTTAAATCTCTAA
- a CDS encoding DUF6607 family protein produces the protein MRILTTFLIVTLTFSTFGNAQSKKKQDAEAIKKMCGCYEVTFNFAETFNYSKDSLYQPSKTKIAKGLEWAQLIVDGKDKVSIQHLLQVGDPSKPHIVKHWRQDWLYENTDFYMFNGDNTWNYVSKPKSEVKGQWTQKVYQVDDSPRYEGSATWVHVDGKSYWENITDAPLPRREYTKRSDYNVTVRGNRHEITNYGWLHDQDNAKVIREAEKEDVILAKEKGYNTYVKVEDSRCQAAADWWKENKAKWALVRHKWSEVYGRNKNLALESKVNNKVLFKYLFSDDYSKAENISDVIESFVTK, from the coding sequence ATGAGAATATTAACAACTTTTTTGATAGTAACTTTAACATTTTCGACATTCGGAAATGCTCAAAGCAAGAAAAAACAAGATGCAGAAGCCATTAAAAAAATGTGCGGTTGCTACGAAGTAACATTCAACTTTGCAGAAACTTTTAACTATAGTAAAGACTCACTTTATCAGCCATCTAAAACAAAAATTGCTAAAGGTTTGGAGTGGGCACAACTTATAGTAGATGGTAAAGACAAGGTTTCAATTCAACATTTACTTCAGGTTGGAGATCCATCAAAACCCCATATCGTAAAACATTGGAGGCAAGATTGGCTTTATGAGAATACCGATTTCTATATGTTTAATGGTGATAACACCTGGAATTATGTGTCTAAACCAAAATCTGAAGTAAAAGGTCAATGGACTCAAAAAGTGTATCAGGTAGATGATAGTCCGAGATACGAAGGCTCCGCAACATGGGTACATGTTGATGGTAAAAGTTATTGGGAGAACATAACAGATGCACCACTACCAAGACGGGAATATACCAAGCGAAGTGATTATAATGTAACCGTTAGAGGAAATAGACATGAAATTACAAACTATGGTTGGTTGCATGATCAGGATAATGCTAAAGTAATCCGTGAAGCAGAAAAAGAAGATGTTATTCTGGCAAAGGAAAAAGGATATAACACATATGTGAAGGTGGAGGATAGCAGATGCCAAGCAGCAGCAGATTGGTGGAAGGAAAACAAAGCAAAATGGGCTTTAGTACGCCATAAGTGGTCTGAGGTTTATGGTAGAAATAAAAATCTGGCTTTAGAATCGAAAGTGAATAACAAGGTACTTTTTAAATACTTGTTTTCCGATGACTATAGCAAAGCTGAGAACATTAGTGACGTTATAGAATCTTTTGTAACTAAATAA